Proteins encoded by one window of Candidatus Stoquefichus sp. SB1:
- a CDS encoding alpha/beta fold hydrolase, which translates to MKEHLIIKSEFDQLPIDVTIMKPSHPKGIIQISHGMCEHKERYDDFMQYLCQQGYVCLIHDHRGHGKSVLKPDDLGYFYHQGEIGIVEDVHQLTLWIKKQYPLLPCYLFGHSMGSLVVRCYCQKYDQDIDGLFVCGSPSQNPAAGLGLLLTKIITCIKGDHYRSALIQKIGFDAFNKNFDKSTPNSWICSDKEVIKSYNQDPLCRFTFTTNGFTSLFRLMQQTYSSEHWQMKNPQLPIQFISGENDPCLTNEKKFKEAVAFMENCGYQHVSYRLFPHMRHEILNEKKKEEVYQFILKTLKSWE; encoded by the coding sequence GTGAAAGAACATTTAATTATAAAATCTGAATTTGATCAATTGCCAATAGATGTCACAATAATGAAACCTAGTCATCCTAAAGGAATTATTCAAATATCACATGGTATGTGTGAACATAAAGAAAGATATGATGATTTTATGCAATATCTTTGTCAGCAAGGCTATGTCTGTCTTATTCATGATCATCGTGGACATGGAAAAAGTGTTTTGAAACCAGATGATTTAGGTTACTTTTATCATCAGGGAGAGATTGGAATTGTTGAGGATGTTCACCAATTAACTTTATGGATTAAAAAACAATATCCATTATTACCATGTTATTTATTTGGACATAGTATGGGCTCATTAGTCGTACGATGCTATTGTCAAAAATATGATCAAGATATTGACGGTTTATTTGTTTGTGGAAGTCCAAGTCAAAATCCGGCTGCGGGATTAGGTCTTCTTTTAACAAAAATCATAACTTGTATCAAAGGTGATCATTATCGATCTGCCCTTATTCAAAAAATTGGGTTTGATGCTTTTAATAAGAATTTTGATAAAAGCACTCCAAATAGCTGGATTTGTAGTGATAAAGAAGTGATTAAAAGTTATAATCAAGATCCACTCTGTCGTTTTACTTTTACAACAAATGGATTTACATCATTATTTCGTTTGATGCAACAAACTTATTCATCTGAACATTGGCAGATGAAAAATCCTCAATTACCTATTCAATTTATTTCAGGCGAGAATGATCCTTGTTTAACAAATGAAAAGAAATTTAAAGAAGCTGTAGCATTTATGGAGAATTGTGGTTATCAACATGTTTCATATCGTTTGTTTCCACACATGAGACATGAGATTCTTAATGAAAAGAAAAAAGAAGAAGTCTATCAATTTATACTAAAAACATTAAAATCTTGGGAATAA
- a CDS encoding putative ABC transporter permease, with translation MNIKKFAKGYNIYKLIWIFLSCSFIGAIVEIVFCYFTMGKLMSRSSLLYGQFSIVWGFGCVLLTILLHNMEGKRDLSIFFVGTFAGGIYEYICSLIAEGLFGVRFWDYSDIPFNVDGRINLLFCFFWGLIAVVWVQNIYPFLSEKIEQIPVKYGKQLTWVLSVLMVCNMCISALALIRAYQRQRHIPPQSAISEYLDEEYPDSYIAKRYQNILPKK, from the coding sequence ATGAATATTAAGAAATTTGCAAAAGGTTATAACATTTATAAACTCATTTGGATATTTTTGAGTTGTTCTTTTATTGGGGCTATAGTAGAGATTGTATTTTGTTATTTTACAATGGGAAAACTAATGAGCCGTAGCAGTTTACTGTATGGACAATTTTCAATTGTTTGGGGATTCGGTTGTGTTCTATTAACAATTTTGCTTCATAATATGGAAGGTAAGCGTGACTTGTCAATTTTCTTTGTTGGAACATTTGCGGGTGGAATTTATGAATATATATGTAGTCTTATCGCAGAAGGACTCTTTGGAGTAAGATTTTGGGATTATAGTGATATTCCTTTTAATGTAGATGGTCGCATTAATCTTCTGTTTTGTTTCTTTTGGGGATTAATTGCAGTTGTTTGGGTACAAAACATTTATCCTTTTCTATCTGAAAAAATTGAGCAGATTCCTGTTAAATATGGTAAGCAATTAACTTGGGTGCTTTCAGTTTTAATGGTTTGTAATATGTGTATTTCAGCTTTGGCTTTAATAAGAGCTTATCAGCGTCAGCGACATATTCCTCCACAATCAGCTATCAGTGAATATTTAGATGAAGAATATCCTGATTCATATATTGCTAAAAGATATCAAAATATATTACCTAAAAAATAA
- the nrdG gene encoding anaerobic ribonucleoside-triphosphate reductase activating protein, protein MKIRLYGTVNDSIVDGPGLRYTIFTQGCPHHCPGCHNPQSHDPNGGYLGDTDECLKEIDQNPLLDGVTLSGGEPFLQPQPLIDLIQKLKQRHLHIMIYSGYTFEEILKLGDEAYQLLSLCDTLVDGRFVLALRSLELLYKGSSNQRIIDVQKSLKNHQVIEQKINEYGEFVEY, encoded by the coding sequence ATGAAGATTAGATTATATGGGACTGTCAATGATTCCATTGTTGATGGTCCAGGGTTAAGATATACAATCTTTACCCAAGGATGTCCACATCATTGTCCTGGTTGCCATAATCCTCAAAGTCATGATCCAAATGGCGGATATCTTGGTGATACAGATGAATGCTTAAAAGAGATTGATCAAAATCCATTGTTAGATGGTGTGACTCTTTCTGGTGGAGAACCATTTCTTCAACCTCAGCCACTGATTGATTTGATTCAGAAATTAAAGCAACGTCATTTGCATATCATGATTTATAGTGGTTATACATTTGAAGAAATCTTAAAATTGGGGGATGAAGCTTATCAGCTTTTATCATTATGTGATACATTGGTTGATGGTCGTTTTGTATTAGCGTTAAGAAGTTTGGAACTATTATATAAGGGGTCATCTAATCAAAGAATAATAGATGTCCAAAAATCATTGAAAAATCATCAAGTGATTGAACAAAAGATAAATGAATATGGAGAATTTGTTGAATATTAA
- a CDS encoding anaerobic ribonucleoside triphosphate reductase — MIEYIRKRDGRMDHFDVNKIAGAIYKAFQATDAKYDLDKAIEVANEVEEKLESRHSELPTVELVQDTVEETLISKGYVRIAKAYILYRAERTRSRDRKSRLMKTLEEITFQDAKDSDLKRENANVNADAPMGTMLKYGAEAAKQFNEMFVLNPMHSAAHKSGDIHIHDMDFLTLTTTCTQIDIIKLFKDGFSTGHGVLREPNSITTYSALTCIAIQSNQNDQHGGQAIYNFDYGMAQGVRRSYKKWYYKNLEKALELLTACDVTSLMQQIKSLSCIPTLEDEGYLALEKDILLQNHIDEQTIEKIQKFTQEKAYQETDKETYQAMEALIHNLNTMNSRAGAQVPFSSINYGMDTTAEGRMAVRNVLLATEAGLGGGETPIFPIQIFRVKEGINYNPGEPNYDLFKLACRVSAKRLFPNFSFIDSPFNLQYYKGTPETEISYMGCRTRVMGNVFDPSQEISPGRGNLSFTSINLPRLAIKSKGDIDEFFEKLDTMIDICIAQLLERFEIQCKRRVMNYPFLMGQGVWIHSEKLKSTDEVREVLKHGTLTVGFIGLAETLKSLIGYHHGESEKAQVLGLQIIAHMRKRMDEASQKYQLNFSLIATPAEGLSGRFVKLDRAIYGKIEGVTDREYYTNSFHVPVYYPISAFDKIRIEGPYHALTNGGHISYIEMDGDPTKNLPAFEKVVRAMHDAHIGYGAINHPVDRDPVCGYNGIIDDVCPKCGRSESEHVGFERIRRITGYLVGTLDRFNDAKKAEEHDRVKHSLKHED; from the coding sequence ATGATTGAATATATTAGAAAAAGAGATGGTCGTATGGATCATTTTGATGTTAACAAGATAGCAGGTGCTATCTATAAAGCTTTTCAGGCAACTGATGCTAAATATGATTTAGATAAAGCAATAGAAGTCGCTAATGAAGTTGAAGAAAAATTAGAATCTAGGCATAGTGAATTGCCTACTGTAGAATTGGTACAAGATACAGTTGAAGAAACATTGATTTCTAAAGGATATGTAAGAATTGCAAAAGCTTATATTTTGTATCGTGCAGAGCGTACACGTTCACGTGATCGTAAATCACGTTTAATGAAAACTTTGGAAGAAATTACTTTTCAGGATGCTAAAGATAGTGATTTAAAACGTGAAAATGCAAATGTGAATGCGGATGCACCAATGGGAACAATGTTAAAATATGGTGCAGAGGCTGCTAAACAATTTAATGAGATGTTTGTTTTAAATCCTATGCATAGTGCTGCACATAAATCAGGTGATATACATATCCATGATATGGATTTTTTAACATTAACCACAACATGTACTCAAATAGATATTATTAAATTATTTAAAGATGGATTTTCAACAGGTCATGGTGTATTAAGGGAACCTAATAGTATTACGACATACTCTGCTTTAACATGTATTGCTATTCAATCCAATCAAAATGATCAACATGGAGGACAAGCTATTTATAATTTTGATTATGGAATGGCTCAAGGTGTTCGTCGTTCATATAAAAAATGGTACTATAAAAATTTAGAAAAAGCTCTAGAACTTTTAACAGCTTGTGATGTGACATCATTAATGCAACAAATCAAATCATTATCATGTATTCCAACATTGGAAGATGAAGGTTATCTTGCATTAGAAAAAGATATTTTATTACAAAATCATATTGATGAACAAACAATTGAGAAGATTCAAAAATTTACACAAGAAAAAGCCTATCAGGAAACGGATAAAGAAACTTATCAGGCAATGGAAGCACTTATTCATAATCTAAATACAATGAATTCAAGAGCTGGAGCACAAGTTCCATTTAGTTCTATTAATTATGGAATGGATACAACGGCTGAAGGAAGAATGGCTGTACGTAATGTCTTACTGGCAACTGAAGCTGGTTTGGGTGGTGGAGAAACACCGATTTTTCCAATTCAAATTTTTAGAGTTAAAGAAGGAATTAATTATAATCCCGGTGAACCTAATTATGATTTATTTAAGTTGGCTTGTCGTGTTTCGGCAAAACGCTTATTCCCTAATTTCTCATTTATTGATTCCCCTTTTAATCTTCAATATTATAAAGGGACTCCTGAAACTGAAATTTCTTATATGGGTTGTCGTACAAGAGTGATGGGAAATGTCTTTGATCCAAGTCAGGAGATTAGTCCAGGACGTGGGAATCTGAGTTTTACATCTATTAACTTGCCTCGATTGGCAATTAAATCAAAGGGTGATATTGATGAGTTTTTTGAAAAATTAGATACGATGATTGATATTTGTATTGCTCAGTTATTAGAAAGATTTGAAATTCAGTGTAAGCGTCGTGTCATGAATTATCCGTTTTTAATGGGCCAGGGTGTATGGATTCATTCTGAAAAATTAAAATCAACGGATGAAGTACGTGAGGTTTTAAAACATGGAACATTAACCGTTGGCTTTATTGGTCTAGCAGAAACATTGAAATCATTAATTGGCTATCATCATGGTGAAAGTGAGAAAGCTCAGGTATTAGGACTCCAAATTATTGCTCATATGAGAAAACGTATGGATGAAGCTTCTCAAAAATATCAATTGAATTTCTCTTTAATTGCAACACCTGCTGAAGGATTATCAGGTCGTTTCGTGAAATTGGATCGTGCTATTTATGGGAAAATTGAAGGTGTAACAGATCGTGAGTATTATACAAATAGTTTTCACGTACCTGTTTATTATCCAATCAGTGCTTTTGATAAAATTAGAATTGAAGGGCCTTATCATGCTTTAACAAATGGGGGACATATTAGTTATATTGAGATGGATGGAGATCCTACTAAGAATTTGCCAGCTTTTGAAAAAGTTGTTCGTGCTATGCATGATGCCCATATTGGATATGGAGCTATCAATCATCCAGTTGATCGCGATCCAGTCTGTGGATATAATGGGATTATTGATGATGTTTGTCCAAAGTGTGGACGTAGTGAATCAGAACATGTTGGATTTGAAAGAATCCGTAGGATTACGGGTTATCTTGTAGGAACATTGGATCGTTTCAATGATGCTAAAAAAGCTGAAGAACATGATCGTGTGAAACATAGTTTAAAACATGAAGATTAG
- a CDS encoding Cof-type HAD-IIB family hydrolase produces the protein MKKPMLCFDVDGTLRDNVHHQVRESTLKILKQLKAKGYRLVISSGRGVDSLMKTGLMSMIEWDGFVCNNGQKVLDASGQVLFQASMKESAVLKVLSIAKELDYAVVLKSATRVISKEADEYVLESQRFFNNVIPPVGTYEGQSVEAMIVYGPRDYDYAPFFTVEGVNVLPGESTYADITIANISKATGIHHLLRLYDLDEYIAFGDSLNDMEMFQHAAISVAMGQGNQQLKDIATYVTSPIDDDGILKACQHLRLLEK, from the coding sequence GTGAAAAAACCAATGTTGTGTTTTGATGTTGATGGGACATTACGTGATAATGTTCACCATCAAGTAAGAGAATCAACTTTGAAAATACTAAAACAATTAAAAGCAAAAGGATATAGATTGGTCATATCTTCAGGAAGAGGTGTTGATTCATTAATGAAAACAGGACTTATGTCGATGATAGAATGGGACGGTTTTGTTTGTAATAATGGTCAAAAGGTTTTAGATGCTTCTGGTCAGGTTTTGTTTCAAGCATCAATGAAAGAATCAGCGGTTTTAAAAGTTTTATCGATTGCTAAAGAATTAGATTATGCTGTTGTCTTAAAATCAGCAACAAGAGTCATTTCTAAAGAGGCGGATGAATATGTTTTAGAGTCACAAAGATTTTTTAATAATGTAATTCCACCAGTAGGCACATATGAAGGACAAAGTGTTGAAGCCATGATTGTTTATGGACCACGAGATTATGATTATGCTCCTTTTTTTACTGTTGAAGGTGTTAATGTTTTACCAGGTGAATCAACATATGCTGATATTACGATTGCTAATATCAGTAAAGCAACAGGAATTCATCATTTATTAAGGTTATATGATTTAGATGAATATATTGCTTTTGGAGATTCTTTAAATGATATGGAAATGTTTCAGCATGCTGCTATTTCAGTAGCAATGGGACAGGGAAATCAGCAATTAAAGGATATAGCAACATATGTAACTTCACCGATTGATGATGATGGGATTTTAAAAGCCTGCCAGCATTTGCGATTGTTAGAAAAATAG
- a CDS encoding HPr family phosphocarrier protein, with amino-acid sequence MAQSLKFIVTDPVGLYATPTTELVNAVKQFHSDVTLRYGNKEVNLKSMMGVLSLGIPTKAKLEITVSGGDENQAIETIKEKINELGISTIE; translated from the coding sequence ATGGCTCAAAGTTTAAAGTTTATAGTGACAGATCCAGTTGGACTCTATGCCACTCCTACTACAGAACTTGTGAATGCTGTTAAGCAATTTCATAGTGATGTCACATTACGTTATGGTAACAAGGAAGTTAATTTGAAAAGTATGATGGGAGTTTTGTCTTTAGGGATTCCAACAAAGGCCAAATTAGAAATTACTGTTTCTGGTGGTGATGAGAATCAGGCAATAGAAACAATCAAAGAAAAAATTAATGAACTTGGCATTTCAACAATTGAATAA
- a CDS encoding phage tail spike protein yields the protein MLKHVRTNREIDIDRDSFFITIEENGTKQIEFDISTNYDLFSLIKNEDRIEYDNLYFLVKEISEEDFNATIVCNLDTDDLKGEVLQSYRSESQTEINVLNSILSSIGWKASGETSNQKRTIEIEDATKYDIILQIQNTFGCYTDFDNKNKILYVSYQKEFNENGFFVSEQVNLKKVEYTSDTYDIVTRIYGFGKTDDETGQTVTFSSINNGKNYVEDLSFKGKVISKIIRDDRFTDPQALYDYCQKELNKYAKQVESFELDIIDLSKLKSEEYRLFNYKIRDMVDYIDIRNNRRVLHRIVKIVEYPFAHEKDKITLSTASDSIENLMTKTQSSISQIGTSFQQNLVAINAKISGKLETTEFEALKAKIEELNVLDLSATVAKIEQAYISRQDVELSYVKKEIVEDLNAKVATIETNYVDKQYVNENYVTKQYVNENYVTTQFANQTYAIKSEVKDLTVDIAKINTLLSGSVNAGSTQTIVLNAENTTIANALIKSAMIDSLDFNKITGIDINTTKLNIHSNDGYSTWKDNTILIKDSTRTRVQIGKDAQGDYNIYIWDKDGKVMFDPLGLTADGVNREVIDNSNVKENAGIKGSKLDIDSVITEVNGATTTIKSSKIYFDEKKQTLDVAFNTMSNTVTETTKVVETANTNANNALSKANTAITDSASAKTTANTAKSTADNAKTVADVAKTTADGANTKATTASTNASNALAKANQLETKVTTVENTVKSQSTQISTAQGQISTLITDVTQAKKDITTVTGDVTTAKTNITTLTNNYSSVKQTIDGLSTTVGSHTSSIANISTTANNALNTANSKAKVFTATPTTPYKVGDLWVQGATGVIMKCKVARASGSYVAGDWEKADKYTDDATANKVRTDLTASIKTVADKQATFETSLSGITSRVSSTETTVATVTNTVNNNKANWDKAPTALTNANNAQATANSAVLGNKVDALNNSKLFKNVASYSYDGESIKGAFVIVTPIVPLHMCRFRITGYNYVTTTNNNIDITITCYNYTSSIINCSYTNDGNVPFSLVRLAKVSSSDSRLVIILGSGTDTWNYPKLQVESALVSYSTVAPDTWKDGWSISLVTIFPTTYTHLVSVGGMNIQTEITSTKSTVATHTTQLTNITSRVSTAETNITKVNGNVTALTTRMSTAEQKVTDSAIVSTVTKSSSWTTLNTKATDAQTKANNLVDLTTIKDTRSVNNNPSWYLSNYPRKTVKEFKQCSTMGISGEGTYGTLETSVSWPDTGGGYPVQLFYPNTSQNIYRRVGTSTTAWGAWTKVAGTHNAISVINQTAEQIKIQASKIALEGLVTANSRFKILTDGSMEAVNGKFSGNINATSGNISGFTLASNRMYATSTKTFDYTSNDIETIKNIILGRVPSTGQFNRYDLNGDGVIDSMDHYYIVKIINAGNKIDTSLSIYPKFDTGTNYNQAIFEAKADGFFTTKITSTGQLYSDVATFDTCYANNATLKELHIDMYNGSFDTGDQGLEIWGNTPFIDFHHGNDAVDYTSRLICYNNGELTCENDFRVTGTSYFTKSVRLSGALVLANAQYLYGIDTGGTWRWMTVMGDNNVEYFGDNSCQTCLRGSKVYLSMSGATVTSDRRYKNNIRDFDKRYENFFNELKPQTFRFNKDKENLTNLGFIAQDVQTAIRNSSLDENHNFVSKVIDEDGSELLGLVYEQFIALNTHMIQKNIASIENIKYVQIEHDRQLSNLKYDNERLKKKVELLEQEINQLKGLA from the coding sequence ATGTTAAAGCATGTTAGAACAAATAGAGAAATAGATATTGATAGAGATAGTTTTTTTATTACGATAGAGGAAAACGGAACAAAGCAGATAGAATTTGATATTTCAACAAATTACGATTTATTCTCTTTAATAAAAAATGAAGATAGAATTGAATATGATAATCTTTATTTTTTGGTAAAGGAAATTAGTGAAGAGGATTTTAATGCAACAATCGTTTGCAATTTAGATACAGATGATCTAAAAGGTGAAGTTCTACAAAGCTACAGAAGTGAAAGTCAAACGGAAATAAATGTATTAAACAGTATATTAAGCAGCATTGGATGGAAAGCAAGCGGAGAAACATCTAATCAGAAAAGAACAATTGAAATTGAAGATGCAACTAAATATGATATTATCTTACAGATTCAAAATACCTTTGGATGCTATACAGATTTTGATAACAAGAACAAGATTCTCTATGTATCATATCAAAAGGAATTTAATGAAAATGGATTCTTTGTATCAGAACAGGTCAATCTTAAAAAAGTTGAATATACAAGTGATACATATGATATTGTGACTCGTATATATGGATTTGGAAAAACAGATGATGAAACTGGTCAAACAGTTACATTTTCTTCAATCAACAATGGCAAGAATTATGTAGAGGATTTATCATTTAAAGGGAAAGTTATTTCAAAAATAATTCGTGATGATAGATTTACTGATCCACAGGCACTTTATGATTACTGCCAAAAAGAGTTGAATAAATATGCAAAACAAGTTGAATCATTTGAACTTGACATTATCGACTTATCAAAATTAAAAAGTGAAGAATATAGATTATTTAACTATAAGATAAGGGATATGGTTGACTATATTGATATTAGAAATAATCGAAGAGTTCTACATAGAATAGTTAAAATAGTAGAGTATCCATTTGCTCATGAAAAAGATAAAATCACATTAAGCACAGCATCAGATTCGATTGAAAACTTGATGACAAAAACTCAATCAAGCATTTCTCAAATAGGAACATCATTTCAGCAAAATCTAGTAGCTATAAATGCAAAGATTTCAGGAAAACTGGAAACAACTGAATTTGAAGCATTAAAAGCAAAGATAGAAGAATTAAACGTTCTAGATTTAAGCGCTACAGTCGCAAAAATTGAACAGGCTTATATAAGCAGACAAGATGTTGAATTGTCGTATGTAAAGAAAGAAATAGTTGAAGATTTGAACGCCAAAGTAGCAACTATAGAAACAAATTATGTAGACAAGCAATACGTCAATGAAAATTATGTTACAAAGCAATATGTAAACGAAAACTATGTAACAACACAATTTGCCAATCAAACATATGCAATCAAAAGTGAAGTTAAAGATTTAACTGTTGATATTGCTAAAATTAATACATTGTTATCTGGAAGCGTTAATGCAGGTTCTACACAGACTATTGTGTTGAACGCAGAGAACACAACTATAGCAAATGCACTTATTAAATCAGCAATGATTGATAGTCTTGATTTTAACAAAATTACAGGTATTGATATAAACACTACAAAATTGAATATACATTCCAATGATGGTTATTCAACTTGGAAAGACAATACTATTCTTATTAAAGATAGTACACGTACAAGAGTTCAAATTGGTAAGGATGCACAAGGAGACTATAACATCTATATCTGGGATAAAGATGGAAAGGTAATGTTTGATCCGTTGGGCTTAACCGCTGATGGAGTTAACAGAGAAGTTATTGACAACTCCAACGTAAAAGAAAATGCTGGTATTAAAGGTTCTAAATTAGATATAGATAGTGTTATTACAGAAGTAAATGGTGCAACAACAACTATTAAGTCTAGTAAAATCTACTTTGATGAAAAGAAACAGACTCTTGACGTTGCTTTCAATACAATGTCTAATACTGTTACAGAGACAACAAAGGTCGTTGAGACTGCCAATACGAATGCAAATAATGCATTATCTAAAGCGAATACTGCAATAACAGATAGTGCAAGTGCAAAGACTACTGCTAACACTGCTAAATCAACAGCAGATAACGCTAAAACTGTAGCGGATGTGGCTAAAACGACAGCAGATGGAGCAAACACTAAAGCAACAACTGCTAGTACCAATGCTAGCAATGCTTTAGCAAAGGCAAACCAACTTGAAACAAAAGTGACAACTGTAGAGAATACAGTAAAGTCACAAAGCACTCAAATAAGTACAGCACAAGGACAGATTAGCACTCTTATTACAGATGTCACTCAAGCAAAAAAGGACATCACGACAGTTACAGGGGATGTCACAACAGCAAAAACTAATATTACTACATTAACAAATAACTATAGTAGTGTTAAGCAAACGATTGATGGGCTTTCTACAACTGTAGGAAGTCATACGAGTAGTATTGCAAATATTAGCACTACTGCTAACAATGCCTTGAATACTGCAAACAGTAAAGCGAAGGTATTTACTGCTACACCAACAACTCCATACAAAGTAGGTGATTTGTGGGTACAGGGTGCTACAGGTGTAATTATGAAATGTAAGGTTGCTCGTGCAAGTGGTTCTTATGTTGCTGGTGATTGGGAAAAGGCTGATAAGTACACAGATGATGCAACTGCTAACAAAGTTAGAACTGACTTAACAGCAAGCATTAAAACAGTCGCAGACAAACAAGCAACTTTTGAGACATCCTTGAGTGGTATTACAAGTAGAGTAAGTTCTACAGAGACAACTGTTGCGACTGTAACTAACACAGTCAATAACAATAAAGCAAATTGGGATAAGGCGCCTACAGCATTAACAAATGCTAACAATGCACAAGCTACTGCAAATAGTGCAGTGCTTGGTAATAAAGTAGATGCATTAAATAATTCAAAATTATTTAAAAATGTAGCAAGTTATAGCTATGATGGTGAAAGTATAAAGGGAGCATTTGTAATAGTTACACCTATAGTTCCTTTGCATATGTGTCGATTTAGAATAACAGGATATAACTATGTAACAACTACAAACAACAACATAGATATAACAATCACATGCTATAACTATACATCATCAATTATTAATTGTTCTTATACAAATGATGGTAACGTTCCATTTAGTTTAGTTAGACTAGCAAAGGTTAGTTCATCTGATTCCAGATTAGTGATTATTCTTGGAAGTGGAACAGATACATGGAATTATCCAAAACTACAAGTTGAGAGTGCACTTGTAAGTTATTCGACTGTTGCGCCAGATACTTGGAAAGATGGTTGGAGTATAAGCTTAGTTACAATATTTCCAACTACATATACACATTTAGTGTCTGTTGGTGGTATGAATATACAAACAGAAATAACATCTACTAAATCTACTGTAGCAACCCATACAACACAACTTACAAATATTACATCTCGTGTGAGTACAGCAGAGACAAACATAACAAAAGTAAACGGAAATGTAACAGCATTAACAACTCGTATGAGTACCGCAGAGCAAAAAGTTACAGATAGCGCAATTGTTAGCACCGTTACTAAATCTAGTAGTTGGACTACGTTAAACACTAAGGCTACAGATGCACAAACAAAAGCAAACAATCTTGTAGACTTAACTACAATCAAGGATACAAGAAGTGTTAACAATAACCCTTCATGGTATTTATCTAACTATCCAAGAAAGACTGTTAAAGAATTTAAACAGTGTAGTACAATGGGGATTAGTGGAGAAGGCACTTATGGAACTCTAGAGACTAGTGTATCATGGCCAGATACAGGAGGAGGTTATCCTGTACAATTATTTTATCCAAACACCAGTCAAAATATTTATCGTAGGGTTGGGACTTCAACGACTGCTTGGGGTGCTTGGACTAAGGTCGCAGGAACTCATAATGCTATTTCTGTTATCAATCAAACTGCCGAGCAAATTAAAATTCAAGCGAGCAAAATAGCACTAGAAGGTCTTGTTACTGCAAATAGTAGATTTAAAATATTAACAGATGGCTCTATGGAGGCTGTTAATGGGAAATTTAGTGGAAATATAAATGCTACAAGTGGGAATATCTCAGGATTTACATTAGCGTCAAATAGGATGTATGCGACATCAACGAAAACTTTTGATTATACGAGCAATGATATTGAAACAATAAAAAACATTATTTTAGGAAGAGTTCCATCAACAGGACAATTCAATAGATATGATTTAAACGGTGATGGAGTTATCGATTCTATGGATCATTACTATATTGTAAAAATAATAAATGCTGGGAATAAAATTGATACAAGTCTATCAATATATCCAAAATTTGATACAGGAACAAATTATAACCAAGCTATATTTGAGGCTAAGGCTGATGGCTTTTTTACAACTAAAATAACAAGTACAGGTCAATTGTATAGTGACGTTGCAACATTTGATACTTGTTATGCAAATAATGCAACTCTTAAAGAGCTACATATCGATATGTATAATGGTTCATTTGATACAGGTGATCAGGGATTAGAAATATGGGGGAATACCCCATTTATTGATTTCCATCATGGCAATGATGCAGTTGATTATACATCGAGACTTATTTGCTATAACAATGGCGAGTTAACTTGTGAAAATGATTTTCGTGTGACAGGTACTTCTTATTTTACAAAATCGGTGAGACTGAGTGGTGCTCTTGTTTTAGCAAATGCTCAATATCTATATGGAATTGACACAGGTGGTACTTGGAGATGGATGACTGTTATGGGTGATAACAATGTTGAATACTTTGGTGACAACAGTTGTCAAACGTGTTTAAGAGGATCTAAAGTATATCTTAGCATGTCTGGCGCAACTGTCACGTCTGATAGACGTTATAAAAACAACATAAGAGATTTTGATAAGAGATATGAAAATTTCTTCAATGAATTAAAGCCACAAACGTTTAGATTTAATAAGGATAAAGAGAATCTAACAAACCTCGGATTTATTGCTCAAGATGTTCAAACAGCGATTAGAAATAGTAGTTTGGATGAGAATCATAATTTTGTATCAAAAGTGATTGATGAAGATGGTAGTGAGTTATTGGGACTTGTCTATGAACAATTCATTGCATTGAACACTCATATGATCCAAAAAAATATAGCATCTATAGAAAATATCAAATATGTTCAGATTGAACATGATAGACAACTCTCTAATCTAAAATATGATAATGAAAGATTAAAGAAAAAAGTAGAATTATTAGAACAAGAAATCAATCAATTAAAAGGGCTTGCGTAA